A stretch of Crossiella cryophila DNA encodes these proteins:
- a CDS encoding SurA N-terminal domain-containing protein: MTRTRLVAVSITAGLFLTGCAGGPSKIGSAAIVGDTAIPLETVQQRFDAWLAAYSDGSGEQRERQGLANLGRAQASVLVSRELVRQVAKAEGVTYSEEEVQALIKQVGGSTEAAAQTLETPANYHQSVRAQLLAAAIGRRHIQNLRITMDFTTATSRTEAERKAKEMAQSEQAATALVRKDVAGMPANPQTGQTAEQSRLNQTLPVTNFLGQQTPRALMSLFTVPAGTVVGVSLNSGQQGGGAQQWIVARVKNRSDQPTSGTSPGEVAEQASPSQLELVGQAVISHYASTKTIEINPRYGVWEPTSTDTQARITGPGNPAPTFSIPARTEVQK; this comes from the coding sequence ATGACTCGCACCCGCCTGGTCGCCGTGTCGATCACCGCGGGCCTGTTCCTGACCGGCTGTGCCGGTGGCCCCAGCAAGATCGGCAGCGCGGCGATCGTCGGCGACACCGCCATCCCGCTGGAGACCGTGCAGCAGCGCTTCGACGCCTGGCTGGCGGCCTACTCGGACGGCTCCGGGGAGCAGCGGGAGCGGCAGGGCCTGGCCAACCTGGGCCGGGCGCAGGCCAGCGTGCTGGTCAGCCGCGAACTGGTCCGCCAGGTCGCCAAGGCCGAGGGCGTGACCTACAGCGAGGAAGAGGTCCAGGCGCTGATCAAGCAGGTGGGTGGTTCCACCGAGGCGGCGGCGCAGACCCTGGAGACCCCGGCCAACTACCACCAGTCGGTGCGGGCCCAGCTGCTGGCCGCCGCGATCGGCCGCAGGCACATCCAGAACCTGCGCATCACCATGGACTTCACCACCGCGACCAGCCGCACCGAGGCCGAGCGCAAGGCCAAGGAGATGGCGCAGAGCGAGCAGGCCGCGACCGCGCTGGTGCGCAAGGACGTGGCGGGCATGCCCGCCAACCCGCAGACCGGGCAGACCGCCGAGCAGAGCAGGCTGAACCAGACGCTGCCGGTGACCAACTTCCTCGGCCAGCAGACCCCGCGCGCGCTGATGTCGCTGTTCACCGTGCCGGCGGGCACCGTGGTCGGGGTCTCGCTGAACTCCGGCCAGCAGGGCGGCGGCGCGCAGCAGTGGATCGTGGCCAGGGTGAAGAACCGCTCCGACCAGCCGACCTCGGGCACCTCGCCGGGTGAGGTCGCCGAGCAGGCCAGCCCGTCCCAGCTCGAACTGGTCGGCCAGGCCGTGATCTCGCACTACGCCTCGACCAAGACCATCGAGATCAACCCGCGCTACGGCGTCTGGGAGCCGACCTCCACCGACACCCAGGCCCGGATCACCGGCCCCGGCAACCCGGCCCCCACCTTCAGCATCCCGGCGCGGACCGAAGTCCAGAAGTGA
- the mfd gene encoding transcription-repair coupling factor: MTTSAPLAGLLLATAKSEALRKVVSAVGAHDLELEGPASARPLVVATLAAPAPIGAERMALVITATGREAEELGTGLSDLLGADTVAVFPSWETLPHERLSPRADTVGGRLSILRRLAHPEEFGPLRVVVATVRSLIQPMAPGLGELEPVRLRVGSEHDFHTLVERFVQLAYVRVDMVEKRGEFAVRGGILDVFPPTAEHPVRLEFWGDEVTEIRAFAVADQRSLTEAVPELFAPPCRELLITDAVRARAAALGAEHQGDPQLAEMLDKIANGIPCEGMEALLPALLPGQLELLTDVVPVGTHVLVADPEKVRTRAHDLVRTGQEFLEASWMAAASGGKAPIDLGASAYRSLSDVAEHARETGRPWWSLSQLTTDDVDGERRPIRLDIRQVEAYRGEVERAFADLRAHAAAGGAAVLVVPGTGTGQRACEQLGEAEVPCRWAEDGLPEAPAPGLVTVVRGALEDGFVLTDPALVVLTETDLTGGRGGTSTKDMRRMPSRRRNAVDPLALKPGDFVVHEQHGIGKYVQMVQRTVQGATREYLVLEYASGKRGQPGDRLFVPTDQLDDVSRYVGGELPALNKLGGSDWKATKAKARKAVKQIAAELVQLYAARQSAPGHAFGEDTPWQRELEDAFPFTETPDQMAAIDEVKADMRRPVPMDRVICGDVGYGKTEIAVRAAFKAVQDGKQVVVLVPTTLLAQQHLNTFTERMRAFPVTVKGMSRFTDPMEAEKVLAGLADGGVDVVIGTHRLLQKTVRYKDLGLVIVDEEQRFGVEHKEHIKSLRTHVDVLTMSATPIPRTLEMSLAGIREMSTILTPPEERHPVLTYVGGHNEKQVGAAIRRELLRDGQVFYVHNRVSTIEKAARSLRELVPEARVVTAHGQMNEDRLEKIIEGFWEKEYDVLVCTTIVETGLDISNANTLIVERGDLLGLSQLHQLRGRVGRARERGYAYFLYPPESPLTEHAHDRLATIAQNSELGSGMAVAMKDLEIRGAGNILGAEQSGHIAGVGFDLYVRLVGEAVDAFRKQAGAGDGEAEETELADVRIELPVDAHIPHEYVPGERLRLEAYRKIAAAGSAADLDAVREELTDRYGPLPKPVEHLLAVSTLRQTCREHGVTEIALQGSQIRFAPMDLRDSQTIRLKRLYPKALYKPGTHLINVPRPTEGPAGGRMGAPALRDDVLLDWCAQFLRNLAGATPGTPVGAGRA; encoded by the coding sequence AGGAACTCGGCACCGGGCTGTCCGACCTGCTCGGCGCGGACACCGTGGCGGTCTTCCCGTCCTGGGAGACGTTGCCGCACGAGCGGCTCTCGCCGAGGGCGGACACCGTCGGCGGGCGGCTGTCCATCCTGCGCAGGCTGGCCCACCCCGAGGAGTTCGGGCCGCTGCGGGTGGTGGTGGCCACCGTGCGCAGCCTGATCCAGCCGATGGCGCCCGGCCTTGGCGAACTGGAGCCGGTGCGGCTGCGGGTCGGCTCCGAACACGACTTCCACACCCTGGTCGAGCGGTTCGTGCAGCTGGCCTACGTGCGGGTGGACATGGTGGAGAAGCGCGGGGAGTTCGCCGTGCGCGGCGGCATCCTGGACGTCTTCCCGCCCACCGCCGAACACCCGGTGCGGCTGGAGTTCTGGGGCGATGAGGTCACCGAGATCCGCGCCTTCGCCGTGGCCGACCAGCGTTCGCTGACCGAGGCGGTGCCCGAGCTGTTCGCCCCGCCCTGCCGGGAACTGCTGATCACCGACGCGGTCCGGGCCCGTGCGGCCGCCCTTGGCGCGGAGCACCAGGGCGATCCGCAGCTGGCCGAGATGCTGGACAAGATCGCCAACGGCATCCCGTGCGAGGGCATGGAGGCGTTGCTGCCGGCGTTGCTGCCCGGTCAGCTCGAACTGCTCACCGACGTGGTCCCGGTCGGCACGCACGTGCTGGTGGCCGATCCGGAGAAGGTGCGCACCCGCGCGCACGACCTGGTGCGCACCGGCCAGGAGTTCCTGGAAGCCTCCTGGATGGCCGCGGCCAGCGGCGGCAAGGCCCCGATCGACCTGGGCGCCTCCGCCTACCGCAGCCTCTCCGACGTGGCCGAGCACGCCCGCGAGACCGGTCGTCCCTGGTGGTCGCTGAGCCAGCTCACCACCGACGACGTGGACGGCGAGCGCCGCCCGATCCGGCTGGACATCCGCCAGGTCGAGGCCTACCGCGGCGAGGTCGAGCGGGCCTTCGCCGACCTGCGCGCGCACGCCGCGGCCGGCGGCGCCGCGGTGCTCGTGGTGCCCGGCACCGGCACCGGCCAGCGCGCCTGCGAACAGCTCGGCGAGGCCGAGGTGCCCTGCCGCTGGGCCGAGGACGGCCTGCCGGAGGCGCCGGCACCCGGCCTGGTCACCGTGGTCCGCGGCGCGCTGGAGGACGGCTTCGTGCTGACCGACCCGGCGCTGGTGGTGCTCACCGAGACCGACCTCACCGGCGGCCGCGGCGGCACCTCCACCAAGGACATGCGCCGGATGCCCTCGCGCCGCCGCAACGCCGTGGACCCGCTCGCGCTCAAGCCGGGCGACTTCGTGGTGCACGAGCAGCACGGCATCGGCAAGTACGTGCAGATGGTGCAGCGCACCGTGCAGGGCGCCACCCGGGAGTACCTGGTGCTGGAGTACGCCTCCGGCAAACGCGGCCAGCCCGGCGACCGGCTGTTCGTGCCGACCGACCAGCTCGACGACGTCTCCCGCTATGTCGGCGGCGAGCTGCCCGCGCTGAACAAGCTCGGCGGCTCGGACTGGAAGGCGACCAAGGCCAAGGCGCGCAAGGCGGTCAAGCAGATCGCGGCCGAACTCGTGCAGCTCTACGCGGCCAGGCAGTCCGCGCCGGGACACGCCTTCGGCGAGGACACCCCGTGGCAGCGGGAGCTGGAGGACGCCTTCCCGTTCACCGAGACCCCCGACCAGATGGCCGCCATCGACGAGGTCAAGGCCGACATGCGCCGCCCGGTGCCGATGGACCGGGTGATCTGCGGCGACGTCGGCTACGGCAAGACCGAGATCGCGGTGCGCGCGGCGTTCAAGGCGGTGCAGGACGGCAAGCAGGTGGTGGTGCTGGTGCCCACCACGCTGCTCGCCCAGCAGCACCTCAACACCTTCACCGAGCGGATGCGCGCCTTCCCGGTCACGGTCAAGGGCATGTCCCGGTTCACCGACCCGATGGAAGCGGAGAAGGTGCTGGCCGGGCTGGCCGACGGTGGTGTGGACGTGGTCATCGGCACCCACCGGCTGCTGCAGAAAACCGTGCGCTACAAGGATCTCGGCCTGGTCATCGTGGACGAGGAGCAGCGGTTCGGGGTCGAGCACAAGGAGCACATCAAGTCCCTGCGCACGCACGTGGACGTGCTCACCATGTCCGCCACCCCGATCCCGCGCACGCTGGAGATGAGCCTGGCCGGCATCCGCGAGATGTCCACCATCCTCACCCCGCCGGAGGAGCGGCACCCGGTGCTGACCTACGTCGGCGGGCACAACGAGAAGCAGGTCGGCGCGGCCATCCGGCGCGAGCTGTTGCGCGACGGCCAGGTCTTCTACGTGCACAACCGGGTCAGCACCATCGAGAAGGCGGCCCGCTCGCTGCGTGAGCTGGTGCCGGAGGCCAGGGTGGTCACCGCGCACGGGCAGATGAACGAGGACCGGCTGGAGAAGATCATCGAGGGCTTCTGGGAGAAGGAGTACGACGTCCTGGTCTGCACCACCATCGTGGAGACCGGCCTGGACATCTCCAACGCCAACACCCTCATCGTGGAGCGCGGCGACCTGCTCGGCCTCTCCCAGCTGCACCAGTTGCGCGGCCGGGTCGGCCGGGCGAGGGAACGCGGCTACGCCTACTTCCTCTACCCGCCGGAGTCCCCGCTCACCGAGCACGCGCACGACCGGCTGGCCACCATCGCGCAGAACTCCGAGCTGGGCTCCGGCATGGCGGTGGCCATGAAGGACCTGGAGATCCGCGGCGCGGGCAACATCCTCGGCGCTGAGCAGTCAGGGCACATCGCCGGGGTCGGCTTCGACCTCTACGTCCGGCTGGTCGGCGAGGCGGTGGACGCCTTCCGCAAGCAGGCTGGCGCGGGGGACGGCGAGGCCGAGGAGACCGAGCTGGCCGACGTGCGGATCGAGCTGCCGGTGGACGCGCACATCCCGCACGAGTACGTGCCGGGCGAGCGGCTGCGGCTGGAGGCATACCGCAAGATCGCCGCGGCCGGCAGCGCGGCCGACCTGGACGCGGTGCGCGAGGAGCTGACCGACCGCTACGGCCCGCTGCCCAAACCGGTGGAGCACCTGCTGGCCGTCTCCACCCTGCGCCAGACCTGCCGGGAGCACGGGGTCACCGAGATCGCCCTGCAGGGCAGCCAGATCCGGTTCGCCCCGATGGACCTGCGCGACTCGCAGACCATCCGGCTCAAGCGGCTCTACCCCAAGGCGCTGTACAAGCCGGGCACCCACCTGATCAACGTGCCGCGGCCGACCGAGGGCCCGGCAGGCGGGCGGATGGGCGCGCCCGCGCTGCGCGACGATGTGTTGCTGGACTGGTGCGCGCAGTTCCTGCGCAACCTCGCCGGAGCCACTCCGGGTACCCCCGTTGGGGCGGGAAGGGCCTGA